The Vibrio sp. SNU_ST1 genome has a segment encoding these proteins:
- a CDS encoding tetratricopeptide repeat protein: protein MFILYNFLPSSILRTLFFSLIFSTIQFSTTHFVHAKSNVAFSIEPQDPVSQYQLAQAYESGIDVPLSTSDAFYWYSQSAENGNANAQFRLGEWYLAGSDVEQSNKLALEWFIKSALQGNQRAPIEVAKLYESSLEQELLKPLDEAQLWYEAALKNNPKAEDGYNRILEAQFNEQRAKQISSIEKLNDNVIAESSTNQRLSNPERASHSPSSQPPREQATRSNLTYSDYLIGAALAVLISIVSIILTLVISKRRHALKSGKLGQQKQTLEAQLSSKDFTIKQQKRQLHTMFHELKKQKSDNSLNNLQVACALFGYTPSSIPNQKSIKIRYKQLSKIYHPDGYGCDEEMKRLNNSLKTILKSVAKT from the coding sequence TTGTTTATCCTATACAACTTTCTGCCATCATCAATTCTCAGAACTCTATTTTTTTCCCTCATATTTTCCACAATACAGTTCTCTACTACACACTTCGTTCATGCCAAAAGCAACGTTGCATTCTCGATAGAACCTCAAGATCCAGTTTCTCAATACCAACTAGCCCAAGCTTATGAATCAGGTATTGATGTCCCTTTGAGCACCAGCGATGCATTTTATTGGTACTCGCAATCCGCAGAAAACGGCAATGCAAATGCGCAATTTAGGCTGGGGGAATGGTACTTGGCTGGATCAGATGTGGAACAAAGCAATAAGCTTGCGTTGGAATGGTTTATTAAATCAGCGCTACAAGGAAATCAGCGCGCGCCTATCGAAGTCGCAAAGCTCTACGAATCCTCACTTGAGCAAGAGCTCCTAAAACCATTAGATGAAGCACAACTATGGTATGAAGCGGCCTTAAAAAACAATCCAAAAGCCGAAGATGGCTATAACCGCATTCTGGAAGCGCAATTCAACGAGCAACGTGCCAAGCAGATCTCTTCGATTGAGAAGCTCAATGACAACGTCATTGCTGAAAGCAGCACGAATCAGAGGCTATCTAATCCAGAGCGAGCAAGTCACTCCCCTTCTTCTCAGCCCCCTAGAGAGCAGGCAACACGTTCTAACCTAACGTATTCAGACTATCTGATTGGCGCAGCCTTAGCCGTGTTAATTTCAATTGTCAGCATTATCTTGACTCTGGTGATATCAAAAAGAAGACACGCTCTAAAATCTGGTAAATTGGGGCAACAAAAGCAGACACTTGAAGCACAGCTTAGCTCGAAGGACTTCACTATTAAGCAGCAAAAACGTCAGCTGCACACCATGTTCCATGAGTTAAAAAAACAGAAAAGTGACAACAGCCTGAACAATTTACAAGTAGCCTGCGCTCTATTTGGGTATACACCTAGCTCAATTCCGAATCAAAAAAGCATTAAAATTCGATATAAACAGCTATCCAAAATCTACCACCCTGATGGTTACGGATGTGACGAAGAGATGAAACGTTTGAACAATTCGCTAAAAACCATCCTTAAGAGTGTTGCAAAAACGTAA
- a CDS encoding OmpA family protein, whose product MKKITLALALTVALTGCQATQRQNATTGESETNSATQGALIGAIAGAVAGAATGDDSKDRRKRALIGAAGGAAVGGGIGYYFDQQEAALREELMNSGVQVERVGENQLLLRLENGIGFASGSYALESNIHKTLRGVARILVEYPDTSLVIEGHTDSTGSESSNQVLSERRAESVRAFLISQDVAAGRAIARGNGERYPLCDNNTSQGRACNRRVEIQILPLK is encoded by the coding sequence TTGAAAAAAATCACACTAGCCCTAGCACTCACTGTTGCTCTAACGGGCTGTCAAGCGACACAACGCCAAAACGCTACAACTGGCGAATCTGAGACTAATTCCGCAACTCAAGGCGCTTTAATTGGTGCAATTGCCGGTGCTGTTGCTGGTGCTGCTACGGGTGACGACTCTAAAGACCGCCGCAAGCGTGCACTCATCGGTGCAGCAGGTGGTGCCGCAGTTGGCGGTGGTATCGGTTACTACTTTGACCAGCAAGAAGCTGCACTTCGTGAAGAACTCATGAACTCTGGCGTTCAAGTAGAGCGCGTTGGTGAGAACCAACTTCTACTTCGCCTAGAGAACGGCATCGGTTTTGCTTCTGGTTCTTACGCTTTAGAATCAAACATTCACAAAACACTTCGCGGCGTTGCGCGCATCTTAGTTGAATACCCAGACACTAGCCTAGTGATCGAAGGTCACACTGACAGCACAGGCAGCGAGTCTTCTAACCAAGTTCTTTCTGAGCGTCGTGCTGAATCGGTTCGTGCATTCTTGATCTCTCAAGACGTTGCTGCAGGCCGTGCCATTGCTCGAGGTAACGGTGAGCGTTACCCTCTATGTGACAACAACACCTCTCAAGGTCGCGCTTGTAACCGTCGCGTAGAAATTCAAATCTTGCCGCTTAAGTAG
- a CDS encoding DUF2786 domain-containing protein has protein sequence MDKKKALKKIAKCLELGNSANVNEAANAIKMAHNLMLKYGLEKDDIEFIKMGKTQSSHLLPANISSTLLRVIRGINTKFGVEAVLLNHKGLKRVEFIGEADRAIFAAFAFDIIYRELNEHTGQFRNSFAGSGTGTLEVTRRVNSYVSGWVEGALEKLPVITPDDESNNKINNYIDKEFQNIDRETFKQQLREAMKNLTADYEVGLKKGRKLSVNRPVGGTQAVKKITKS, from the coding sequence ATGGATAAGAAAAAAGCCCTAAAGAAAATTGCCAAGTGTCTTGAACTTGGAAATTCTGCGAACGTCAATGAAGCTGCCAATGCGATAAAAATGGCGCATAACTTGATGCTGAAATATGGTCTCGAAAAGGACGATATTGAATTTATCAAGATGGGAAAAACTCAATCCAGTCACCTGTTACCTGCAAATATCAGCTCTACACTGCTGCGTGTTATTCGTGGTATTAACACCAAGTTTGGCGTAGAAGCCGTGTTACTGAATCACAAAGGCCTTAAACGCGTTGAATTCATTGGTGAAGCCGATCGCGCTATCTTCGCGGCTTTTGCGTTCGATATTATTTATCGCGAACTGAATGAGCACACTGGCCAATTCAGAAACAGTTTCGCGGGCTCGGGAACAGGGACACTAGAAGTAACACGTCGCGTAAACTCTTACGTTTCGGGTTGGGTAGAAGGTGCGCTTGAAAAACTACCTGTTATCACCCCAGACGACGAGTCAAACAACAAGATCAATAACTACATTGATAAAGAGTTCCAAAACATCGACCGCGAAACGTTCAAACAACAACTCAGAGAAGCGATGAAAAACCTCACCGCAGACTATGAAGTTGGTTTGAAGAAAGGTCGAAAACTGTCTGTAAATCGACCAGTTGGCGGAACTCAAGCCGTTAAAAAGATAACTAAATCATAG
- a CDS encoding DUF3334 family protein, with protein MKKSKTVTTEDILLKLCQSVSSVLTSATASQVSYSAMVQKINKTSLKPDFGCFVLFDGGFSGLVVINFTSKAALEIYTNYMRNMGMPEDELAVLHTSDEVGDVLGELMNQLVGDFTNKIRKELQTNITQNQPKMLALNKQVNLSVDTNLDRPQARRVTFSTADNNIFYLELAMDKTEFIQLEEFEVAEDECPDSILEATQKKMQEPKQSEQSSVNDSAADLLDELGI; from the coding sequence ATGAAAAAAAGCAAAACAGTCACAACTGAAGATATTCTTCTTAAGCTATGCCAATCAGTTTCAAGCGTACTCACTTCAGCGACGGCTTCACAGGTGTCCTACTCAGCGATGGTTCAAAAGATCAACAAGACAAGCCTTAAGCCTGATTTTGGTTGTTTCGTCTTGTTCGACGGCGGTTTTTCAGGTCTTGTTGTTATCAATTTTACGTCGAAAGCCGCACTAGAGATCTACACAAATTACATGCGTAACATGGGCATGCCTGAAGACGAGCTCGCTGTACTTCATACTTCAGACGAAGTGGGTGATGTATTGGGTGAGTTGATGAACCAGTTGGTTGGAGATTTCACAAATAAGATCCGTAAAGAACTGCAAACTAACATCACCCAAAACCAACCGAAAATGCTGGCACTAAACAAGCAAGTAAACCTCTCTGTTGATACTAACTTAGATCGCCCACAAGCTCGTCGTGTTACTTTCTCTACTGCCGACAACAACATTTTCTACCTTGAGCTTGCAATGGACAAAACAGAATTCATCCAATTGGAAGAATTTGAAGTTGCTGAAGACGAATGTCCAGATAGCATTCTTGAAGCGACTCAGAAAAAAATGCAAGAACCAAAACAGTCAGAGCAAAGTTCAGTCAACGATTCTGCAGCCGATCTACTCGATGAACTTGGAATCTAG
- a CDS encoding FAD-binding and (Fe-S)-binding domain-containing protein, which translates to MLPRLQLNADVDPVVVRFLDELKTAGFTGDIESQYSSRLAVATDNSVYQQLPQAVILPKTTQDVVLIGKVGAKSAYERVTFSPRGGGTGTNGQSLTKGVVVDLSRYMNKVLEINEQEGWVRVQSGIVKDQLNDAVRPYGYFFSPDLSTSNRATLGGMINTDASGQGSLKYGKTSDHVLSLQVVFADGSCLESDLSHGLPAEGEFAHHALAVTEAVCRDKRAQILNKFPPLNRFLTGYDLKNAINEEDDSFDLTRVLCGAEGSLAFITEAKLNLTPIPKARTLVNVKYNTFDSALRNAPFMVEAKALSVETVDSRVLNLAKQDIVWHTVSDLLMDVPNKEMLGINMVEFAGQDEAEVEQQVQALTAQLESMVATEEAGVIGFQVCSDLASIGRIYNMRKKAVGLLGAAKGRAKPVAFAEDTCVPPENLADFISEFRVLLDSKELNYGMFGHVDAGVLHVRPALDLCDPMQEALMHEVSDEVVKLVAKYGGLMWGEHGKGFRSEYGPDFFGEELFTELRRVKAAFDPHNKMNPGKICTPLESDAELVKVTDTKRGFYDRQIDVQVRDSFKQAMECNGNGLCFNYDTSSPMCPSMKVTADRRHSPKGRAGLVREWLRQLTEQGVDILDLEQEALKDNTPIKTMVERVRNTMNKRHEYDFSHEVHEAMNGCLACKACASQCPIKVDVPSFRSRFLNIYYSRYQRPAKDYLVANIETMLPLMAKAPKVVNAALGQKWIQTATAKTVGYVDAPLMSVPTLKNRLASKELQLFDLQYLEGLSSEEKKQHVLIVQDPFTSFYDAEVVEDFVTLAQKLGKTPVLLPFKPNGKALHIKGFLNRFAREAKSTSDFLSMVADIGIPLVGVDPALVLCYRDEYVEILADKRGDFDVLTVHEWLMPSLGDFEARSASEEMWYLFAHCTEKTKMPNAEKEWGTIFKHFGAALTSVPVGCCGMAGTFGHEVDKLQMSKDIYGLSWKPQMQDLPKDRCLVTGYSCRSQVKRFEGEKLAHPLQALAKIL; encoded by the coding sequence ATGTTACCAAGACTTCAACTCAATGCTGATGTCGATCCAGTTGTCGTACGCTTTTTAGATGAACTAAAAACAGCGGGCTTTACTGGCGACATCGAATCTCAATATTCTAGCCGTTTGGCTGTGGCGACTGATAACAGTGTCTATCAGCAATTGCCGCAGGCAGTCATTCTTCCTAAAACAACTCAAGACGTTGTGTTGATAGGTAAAGTGGGTGCAAAATCTGCTTACGAACGCGTGACCTTTTCCCCTCGTGGCGGTGGTACCGGGACTAACGGACAGTCTTTAACAAAAGGTGTCGTGGTTGACTTGTCTCGTTATATGAACAAGGTTCTTGAGATAAACGAGCAAGAAGGCTGGGTAAGAGTTCAGTCAGGTATCGTTAAAGACCAATTGAACGATGCTGTGCGTCCGTATGGTTACTTTTTCTCTCCAGACCTTTCTACCAGTAACCGAGCAACCTTAGGCGGCATGATCAATACCGATGCTTCGGGCCAAGGGTCATTGAAGTACGGTAAAACGTCTGATCATGTGTTGTCGCTGCAAGTGGTCTTCGCAGATGGTTCATGTCTCGAATCCGATTTATCACACGGCTTACCTGCTGAAGGTGAATTTGCTCACCATGCACTTGCAGTAACTGAAGCCGTTTGTCGAGATAAGCGCGCTCAAATCCTCAACAAATTTCCTCCGTTAAATCGATTCCTTACGGGCTACGACCTGAAGAATGCAATAAACGAAGAAGACGATAGCTTTGACCTGACTCGTGTTCTATGTGGTGCGGAAGGCTCATTAGCGTTTATCACTGAAGCAAAGCTCAACCTAACGCCGATTCCAAAAGCACGAACGTTGGTTAACGTGAAATACAACACGTTCGATTCTGCACTGCGCAATGCGCCGTTTATGGTAGAAGCGAAAGCGCTGTCTGTTGAAACCGTTGACTCAAGAGTATTGAACCTAGCGAAACAAGACATTGTTTGGCACACCGTGAGCGACTTGCTGATGGATGTTCCAAATAAAGAGATGCTTGGCATCAACATGGTTGAGTTTGCAGGCCAAGATGAAGCGGAAGTTGAACAACAAGTTCAAGCGCTGACCGCACAGCTTGAAAGCATGGTAGCAACTGAAGAAGCGGGTGTGATTGGCTTCCAAGTGTGCAGTGATTTGGCGAGCATTGGCCGAATCTACAACATGCGTAAGAAAGCTGTGGGTCTATTAGGTGCGGCGAAAGGCCGAGCTAAGCCGGTCGCTTTTGCTGAAGATACTTGTGTACCTCCAGAAAACTTGGCCGACTTCATCTCTGAATTTAGAGTACTGCTCGATTCAAAAGAGTTGAACTACGGCATGTTTGGTCACGTTGATGCAGGCGTACTACACGTTCGTCCTGCTTTAGATTTGTGTGACCCGATGCAAGAAGCATTGATGCATGAAGTCTCTGATGAAGTGGTTAAGCTGGTGGCGAAATACGGCGGCTTGATGTGGGGTGAACACGGTAAAGGCTTCCGCTCTGAGTATGGTCCTGACTTCTTTGGTGAAGAGCTGTTTACCGAATTAAGACGAGTTAAAGCGGCATTCGACCCGCACAACAAGATGAACCCAGGCAAGATTTGTACGCCGTTAGAAAGCGATGCTGAGTTGGTGAAAGTCACTGATACCAAGCGTGGTTTTTACGATCGCCAGATCGACGTACAAGTCCGTGATAGCTTCAAGCAAGCGATGGAATGTAATGGTAACGGCTTGTGTTTCAACTACGATACGAGTTCGCCAATGTGTCCTTCGATGAAAGTCACGGCTGACCGTCGTCATTCACCAAAAGGCCGTGCAGGCTTGGTTCGAGAATGGTTGCGTCAATTGACTGAGCAAGGCGTCGATATTCTCGATTTAGAGCAAGAAGCGCTGAAGGACAATACTCCGATTAAAACCATGGTGGAACGTGTTCGTAACACGATGAACAAACGCCATGAGTACGATTTCTCGCATGAAGTTCATGAAGCGATGAACGGTTGTTTAGCGTGTAAAGCGTGTGCGAGCCAGTGTCCGATCAAAGTTGATGTACCAAGTTTCCGTTCTCGATTCTTAAACATCTACTATTCGCGTTACCAGCGCCCAGCAAAAGACTATTTAGTCGCTAACATTGAAACCATGCTGCCGCTGATGGCGAAAGCGCCAAAAGTAGTGAACGCTGCCTTGGGTCAAAAGTGGATACAAACCGCAACGGCTAAAACGGTCGGATATGTTGATGCACCTTTGATGTCGGTGCCTACGCTAAAAAATCGTCTAGCGAGCAAAGAACTGCAACTCTTCGACTTACAGTACTTAGAAGGCTTGTCTTCTGAAGAGAAGAAACAGCATGTATTGATCGTCCAAGATCCGTTTACTAGCTTCTATGATGCCGAGGTGGTTGAAGACTTCGTCACTCTGGCTCAAAAGCTTGGTAAAACTCCGGTGTTGTTGCCGTTTAAGCCTAATGGTAAAGCGCTGCACATCAAGGGTTTCTTAAATCGTTTTGCACGTGAGGCTAAATCGACGTCTGATTTCTTGTCGATGGTCGCTGATATCGGTATTCCTTTAGTGGGCGTCGACCCTGCACTAGTGCTTTGTTACCGCGATGAGTATGTCGAGATCTTAGCGGATAAGCGTGGCGACTTTGATGTGCTCACCGTACATGAATGGTTAATGCCGTCGCTCGGTGACTTTGAAGCGCGTTCAGCAAGCGAAGAGATGTGGTACTTGTTCGCTCACTGTACCGAGAAGACCAAGATGCCAAACGCTGAAAAAGAGTGGGGCACTATCTTCAAACACTTTGGCGCTGCACTTACCAGCGTTCCTGTCGGCTGTTGTGGTATGGCGGGTACCTTTGGCCATGAAGTTGATAAATTGCAAATGTCGAAAGACATATACGGTTTAAGCTGGAAGCCTCAAATGCAGGACTTACCAAAAGATCGTTGCTTGGTGACGGGTTATTCTTGCCGTAGCCAAGTGAAGCGTTTTGAAGGTGAGAAGCTTGCTCACCCATTACAAGCGCTAGCAAAAATTCTTTAA
- a CDS encoding isoprenylcysteine carboxylmethyltransferase family protein produces MKFLELKVPPVALFIIVFVASYFCAQQLSQGTLALPYGVVVLGIGVALSGVIGISGILEFRKQKTTVNPIKVDTASAVVDSGIFGYTRNPMYLGLFILLFCFGYFFQNLFSVLLSFVFVMYMNQFQIKPEERALEQLFGAEYVDYKQKVRRWI; encoded by the coding sequence ATGAAATTTCTAGAATTAAAAGTACCACCCGTTGCACTGTTCATTATTGTATTCGTAGCATCATACTTCTGCGCTCAGCAGTTGAGCCAAGGGACACTGGCATTACCTTATGGAGTAGTTGTGTTAGGTATCGGAGTTGCATTGAGTGGTGTGATTGGAATATCCGGTATATTGGAATTTCGAAAACAGAAAACCACCGTTAACCCGATCAAAGTCGACACCGCTTCTGCAGTTGTGGACAGTGGAATCTTTGGCTACACGCGAAACCCAATGTATCTAGGGCTATTCATACTATTGTTTTGCTTTGGTTACTTTTTCCAAAACCTGTTCAGTGTTTTACTCAGTTTTGTATTCGTAATGTACATGAATCAGTTCCAAATTAAGCCAGAAGAGCGAGCACTAGAACAGCTATTTGGTGCAGAGTATGTTGACTATAAACAAAAGGTTAGGCGCTGGATTTAG
- a CDS encoding DUF3581 domain-containing protein, with the protein MFLTPYFSTEDNQFQFTREQASHFAKKVAADFNPIHDEDNKRFCVPGDLLFAVLLQKEGISQKMRFDFSGMVGNGIALSVDNKCEKESSLVDEKGKEYLHMSCEGEKSHDQAFIEHVVTNYVKFSGMNFPHIMVPLMEEQQMMINCQRPLVIYESMEVEFTRLDLSHPEVEFSSATFDVEGKRGIVTLNFDFKEDGEVVGKGVKRMVASGLKPYDQASVDDLVNRFNERKEMFLAQFAAAA; encoded by the coding sequence ATGTTTCTGACACCTTACTTTTCTACTGAAGACAATCAATTTCAATTCACTCGTGAACAAGCTAGCCACTTTGCAAAAAAAGTAGCCGCTGACTTCAACCCAATTCACGATGAAGACAACAAGCGCTTCTGCGTGCCTGGCGATCTTTTGTTTGCAGTACTTCTGCAAAAAGAAGGCATCAGCCAAAAAATGCGTTTTGATTTTTCAGGTATGGTGGGTAACGGTATTGCGCTAAGCGTTGACAACAAATGTGAAAAAGAAAGCTCATTGGTTGACGAGAAAGGCAAAGAGTACCTACACATGTCTTGTGAAGGTGAAAAGAGCCACGATCAAGCGTTCATCGAACACGTAGTAACAAACTACGTTAAGTTCTCTGGTATGAACTTCCCGCACATAATGGTTCCTCTTATGGAAGAACAGCAAATGATGATCAACTGCCAACGTCCTCTTGTGATTTACGAGAGCATGGAAGTTGAATTTACTCGCCTAGACCTATCTCACCCAGAAGTTGAGTTCTCTAGTGCGACTTTTGATGTTGAAGGCAAGCGCGGTATCGTGACACTAAACTTTGATTTCAAAGAAGACGGAGAAGTAGTCGGTAAAGGCGTAAAGCGCATGGTAGCAAGTGGCCTTAAGCCATACGACCAAGCTTCTGTAGACGACCTAGTAAACCGCTTCAACGAACGTAAAGAGATGTTTCTAGCTCAGTTCGCAGCTGCCGCTTAA